One part of the Truepera radiovictrix DSM 17093 genome encodes these proteins:
- a CDS encoding SixA phosphatase family protein, which translates to MPDAQHLTLYLVRHAHAGQGDPNDPNDHLRPLSAKGRAQAAALRGALAALEVRFDRLFSSPYTRAAETAAPLAPHAKGGRAEPLSALTHDDYPGLLGTLAATLGPSDRCVALVGHEPYLGELAAYLLTGDASGMALRMRKGMLVRLEGSLGPGRMALHTALPPKLVRRIAPR; encoded by the coding sequence ATGCCGGACGCGCAGCACCTCACGCTCTACCTCGTGCGCCACGCCCACGCGGGGCAGGGCGACCCGAACGACCCGAACGACCACCTGCGCCCCTTGAGCGCCAAGGGCCGCGCCCAGGCCGCGGCGCTTAGGGGCGCGCTCGCCGCGCTCGAGGTGCGCTTCGACCGGCTGTTCTCGAGCCCCTACACGCGCGCCGCGGAGACCGCAGCGCCCCTCGCGCCCCACGCCAAAGGGGGCCGCGCAGAGCCCCTCAGCGCTCTGACGCACGACGACTACCCCGGTCTTTTGGGCACCCTCGCGGCGACGCTGGGGCCGAGCGACCGCTGCGTCGCGCTCGTCGGCCACGAACCCTACTTGGGCGAACTCGCCGCGTACCTGCTCACCGGCGACGCGAGCGGGATGGCGCTCCGGATGCGCAAGGGGATGCTGGTGCGCCTCGAGGGCTCCCTCGGACCCGGCAGGATGGCGCTCCACACCGCGCTCCCCCCCAAACTCGTGCGCCGGATCGCGCCGCGCTAG
- a CDS encoding hydroxymethylbilane synthase, with protein sequence MPRIVLGNRTGAPALAQARAVLAELSEGWPDVSISQRTLQSRGGADELLHALQGGRIHIAVQSLDTLPLTLPDGLSVAAVTKRLEPRSALLARGAKSLGDLPKGAEVGVPTLRDRAFVLAARRDLKVRVFTGELEDALALLSAQELGALVWPSAPFIQLGQRERVTTLLEPQQLPPAPGQGALALVVRDDDDLASDLAYTLQHRPSFDRACAERAFARQMSSSAHHIGAFASVTADGELHLLGAAARDEGDWMIQAEVTGDAAEAEELGRELAQDVLEQLKARA encoded by the coding sequence GTGCCTAGGATCGTGCTAGGCAACCGCACCGGCGCGCCGGCGCTCGCCCAGGCGCGCGCCGTGCTCGCCGAGTTGAGCGAGGGGTGGCCTGACGTCAGCATCAGCCAGCGCACCCTCCAGAGCCGCGGGGGCGCCGACGAACTGCTGCACGCGCTTCAGGGGGGGCGCATCCATATCGCCGTGCAGAGCCTCGACACCCTGCCGCTCACCCTCCCCGACGGGCTCAGCGTAGCGGCCGTGACCAAACGCCTCGAGCCGCGCTCGGCCCTCCTAGCGCGCGGCGCCAAAAGCCTCGGCGACCTCCCCAAGGGCGCCGAGGTCGGGGTGCCGACGCTGCGCGACCGCGCCTTTGTCTTAGCGGCGCGGCGCGACCTCAAGGTGAGGGTCTTTACCGGTGAGCTCGAGGACGCGCTCGCGCTCCTGAGCGCCCAGGAGCTCGGCGCCCTCGTCTGGCCGAGTGCACCTTTTATCCAGCTCGGCCAACGCGAACGGGTCACGACCCTGTTGGAGCCGCAGCAGCTCCCCCCCGCACCGGGTCAGGGGGCGCTCGCGCTCGTCGTCCGCGACGACGACGATCTCGCCAGTGACCTCGCCTACACCCTCCAACACCGCCCCTCGTTCGACCGCGCCTGCGCCGAACGCGCCTTTGCCCGCCAGATGAGCAGCTCCGCGCACCACATCGGCGCTTTTGCCAGCGTCACGGCAGACGGCGAGCTGCACCTTTTGGGGGCCGCCGCCCGCGACGAGGGCGACTGGATGATCCAGGCGGAGGTGACGGGCGACGCCGCCGAAGCCGAGGAGCTCGGCCGCGAACTCGCCCAAGACGTGTTAGAGCAGCTCAAGGCGCGCGCTTAG
- the gatB gene encoding Asp-tRNA(Asn)/Glu-tRNA(Gln) amidotransferase subunit GatB: MFEPVIGLEVHLALKTRTKLFCACAAETFGSPPNTHTCPVCLGLPGSLPTVNREAVQKTLTFALALGCEIPAVTQFHRKNYFYPDAPKNYQISQYDHPFGERGALELPSGRRVGITRCHLEEDAGRLQHPVYADYSLVDLNRAGAPLIEMVTEPDLRTPEEAREFLVRVRALARALEVSDANPEEGKMRADVNVSVRRPGEAFGTKVEVKNLNSFRSVQRALEFEIKRQSRILEDGGDVHQATLGWDEGGQKTYLMRTKEEEADYRYFPEPDLPPIHLTKGWLDAVRAAMPELPAAKEARYTALGVRPDDAATLAYDRELARFFDAALAAYNGPVQTLANWLLSEVTGHLNAQKGTLETAKLTPQGLTALIALVDAGTISGKIAKDLLPEVIAGADPEALVEERGLTQLSDSAALEVLVDEVMAQNPKVVAQARENPKAINALLGRVMGASKGTANPERVRSLLEGKLKANASVPK, translated from the coding sequence ATGTTCGAACCCGTCATCGGCCTCGAGGTGCACTTGGCGCTTAAAACCCGCACCAAGCTCTTTTGCGCGTGCGCCGCCGAGACCTTCGGCAGCCCCCCTAACACCCACACCTGCCCGGTCTGTTTAGGGCTCCCCGGCAGCCTCCCGACCGTAAACCGCGAAGCCGTCCAGAAAACGCTCACCTTCGCCCTCGCGCTCGGCTGCGAGATCCCGGCCGTCACGCAGTTTCACCGCAAAAACTACTTCTACCCCGACGCGCCGAAAAACTACCAGATCAGCCAGTACGACCACCCCTTCGGCGAACGGGGGGCGCTCGAGCTCCCAAGCGGGCGGCGCGTCGGTATCACCCGCTGCCACCTCGAAGAGGACGCCGGCCGCTTGCAGCACCCCGTCTACGCCGACTACAGCCTCGTCGACCTCAACCGTGCGGGCGCTCCCTTGATCGAGATGGTCACCGAACCCGACTTAAGGACCCCCGAAGAGGCGCGCGAGTTTCTGGTGCGGGTGCGCGCCCTCGCGCGCGCCCTGGAGGTTTCCGACGCCAACCCCGAAGAGGGCAAGATGCGCGCGGATGTCAACGTCTCCGTGCGGCGCCCCGGCGAAGCGTTCGGCACCAAAGTCGAGGTCAAAAACCTCAACTCGTTTCGCAGCGTGCAGCGCGCGCTCGAGTTTGAGATCAAACGTCAGAGCCGCATCCTAGAGGATGGCGGCGACGTCCACCAGGCCACCCTCGGTTGGGACGAAGGGGGGCAGAAGACCTACCTGATGCGGACCAAAGAGGAAGAGGCCGACTACCGCTACTTCCCCGAACCCGACCTGCCCCCTATTCACCTCACCAAAGGCTGGCTCGACGCCGTGCGCGCGGCGATGCCGGAGCTTCCCGCCGCCAAGGAGGCGCGTTACACCGCCCTCGGCGTCCGGCCCGACGACGCGGCGACGCTCGCTTACGACCGCGAGCTCGCACGCTTTTTCGACGCCGCCCTCGCGGCGTACAACGGCCCGGTACAGACGCTCGCCAACTGGCTCCTCAGCGAGGTCACGGGCCACCTCAACGCGCAGAAGGGGACGCTGGAGACGGCAAAACTCACGCCGCAGGGGCTCACCGCCCTGATCGCCCTGGTCGACGCGGGGACCATCTCGGGAAAGATCGCCAAAGACCTCCTGCCCGAAGTGATCGCCGGCGCCGACCCCGAGGCGTTGGTCGAGGAACGCGGGCTTACGCAGCTCAGCGACAGCGCCGCCTTGGAGGTCCTCGTCGACGAGGTCATGGCGCAAAACCCCAAGGTCGTGGCGCAAGCGCGGGAGAACCCAAAGGCCATCAACGCGCTTCTAGGCCGCGTGATGGGGGCGAGCAAGGGGACCGCCAACCCGGAGCGGGTGCGCTCTCTTTTGGAGGGGAAGCTAAAGGCCAATGCGAGCGTGCCGAAGTAG
- a CDS encoding CYTH domain-containing protein, which produces MVEREYKWLVEPAFPPLEALQGALRSCGLVPEPLGERHQEDLYYDLPGEVLRRRGVALRVRRFAGQQLVTLKAPGRVRGGFHEREELELPLATAAEDAVAWPAAIRTRLAALGGLAAEDDLAALTPLLRIATHRRRVGLHPPQPGARGLAELSFDTVRARRPHASAPAQTVQFLELELEAAPDAPAGALEAVAAALAAHAALTPHRHDKVTHALMLLGA; this is translated from the coding sequence GTGGTTGAGCGCGAATACAAGTGGCTGGTCGAACCGGCCTTCCCCCCCCTCGAGGCGTTGCAAGGGGCGCTGCGCAGCTGCGGCCTCGTCCCCGAGCCGCTCGGCGAACGGCACCAGGAGGACCTCTACTACGACCTGCCGGGGGAGGTGCTGCGCCGGCGCGGGGTCGCGCTGCGCGTGCGGCGCTTTGCGGGCCAGCAGCTCGTCACCCTTAAAGCGCCCGGGCGCGTTCGGGGGGGCTTTCACGAACGCGAGGAGCTCGAGCTGCCGCTGGCGACGGCGGCCGAGGACGCCGTCGCGTGGCCCGCGGCGATCCGCACGCGCCTCGCGGCGTTGGGGGGGCTCGCTGCGGAGGACGACCTCGCCGCGCTCACGCCGCTTCTGCGGATCGCCACCCACCGCCGCCGCGTCGGCCTGCACCCCCCGCAGCCGGGGGCGCGGGGTCTCGCCGAGCTGAGTTTCGATACGGTGCGGGCGCGGCGGCCACATGCCAGCGCGCCCGCGCAGACGGTGCAGTTTCTAGAGCTCGAACTCGAGGCCGCCCCGGACGCCCCGGCCGGCGCGCTCGAGGCGGTCGCGGCGGCGCTCGCCGCGCACGCCGCGCTCACGCCGCACCGTCACGACAAGGTCACGCACGCGCTGATGCTCCTGGGGGCTTGA
- a CDS encoding winged helix-turn-helix transcriptional regulator: MEVTLELIGGKWKPLLLYYLFGGTRRFGELKRLLPDVTQRMLTRQLRELEGAGLVHREVFKEVPPRVEYSLTELGWSLKPLIEGMDAWGEVYVTKIVSQSNVE; the protein is encoded by the coding sequence ATGGAGGTCACGCTCGAGCTCATCGGCGGGAAGTGGAAACCGCTGCTTCTCTACTACCTGTTCGGGGGTACACGGCGGTTCGGAGAACTCAAGCGCCTCTTGCCCGATGTTACTCAGCGGATGCTTACCCGCCAATTGCGCGAACTGGAGGGGGCCGGGCTCGTTCACCGGGAGGTGTTCAAGGAGGTGCCGCCGCGCGTCGAGTATTCCCTTACAGAGCTGGGCTGGAGCCTAAAGCCGCTCATCGAGGGGATGGATGCCTGGGGCGAGGTTTACGTCACCAAAATCGTGTCCCAAAGCAATGTAGAGTAA
- a CDS encoding NYN domain-containing protein, whose amino-acid sequence MTQRDPLDEDRLQPTKPAANHRFDPNAARIGEWPEQRVGLFVDTQNLYYAARDIYSRHVDYAVMLKLSERSRHLVHATAYVVEREGEATAYGFVTKLSALGYRVRRRKVRVHRADSGGRPVLEGDWDMGIAADIVRAWDYLDVIVLASGDGDFAPMLELAQQRGKRVEVLAFREAASQNLLDLADAFMGLADVPDIFV is encoded by the coding sequence GTGACGCAGCGAGACCCGTTGGACGAGGACCGATTGCAACCGACCAAGCCCGCCGCCAATCACCGCTTCGATCCGAACGCGGCGCGTATCGGGGAGTGGCCGGAGCAGCGCGTCGGGCTCTTTGTCGATACCCAAAACCTCTACTACGCCGCGCGCGACATCTATAGCCGCCACGTCGACTACGCGGTTATGCTCAAGCTGAGCGAGCGCTCGAGGCACCTCGTGCACGCGACCGCCTACGTCGTCGAGCGCGAGGGCGAGGCGACCGCCTACGGTTTCGTCACCAAGCTCTCGGCCCTAGGCTACCGCGTGCGCCGCCGCAAGGTGCGCGTGCACCGCGCCGACAGCGGCGGGCGGCCCGTTTTAGAGGGCGACTGGGACATGGGCATCGCCGCCGACATCGTGCGCGCTTGGGACTACCTGGACGTGATCGTCTTGGCGAGCGGCGACGGCGACTTCGCGCCCATGCTCGAGCTCGCCCAGCAGCGCGGCAAACGGGTCGAGGTGCTGGCCTTCCGAGAGGCCGCCTCGCAGAACCTGCTCGACTTGGCGGACGCCTTTATGGGTTTGGCGGACGTGCCAGACATCTTTGTGTAG
- a CDS encoding LexA family protein, with amino-acid sequence MNELPKMQRKVYERLCEYKERTGRSPELSVFARDLNIHYVSLRQHLEALHRKGYVIFESRGRGQSPRLELPARATGVPVLGSIPAGPLSEALAEPEGFLPLTGARQQFALRVSGDSMADLIQDGDIVLFRKGMPTRSGEICAVRVGNSEVTLKYVDHHEPQTVTLRPHNPQYPTVAVPATEVHIEGVYLGLVRGELIGALYEAL; translated from the coding sequence ATGAACGAGCTTCCCAAGATGCAGCGCAAAGTCTACGAACGCCTCTGCGAGTACAAAGAGCGCACGGGCCGTTCGCCCGAGCTGTCGGTCTTCGCGCGCGACCTCAACATCCACTACGTCTCGCTGCGCCAGCATCTCGAAGCGCTGCACCGCAAGGGCTACGTGATCTTTGAGAGCCGCGGCCGCGGCCAGTCGCCGCGCCTCGAGCTCCCCGCGCGGGCGACCGGGGTCCCCGTTTTGGGGAGCATCCCGGCGGGGCCGCTCAGCGAAGCGCTCGCCGAGCCCGAAGGGTTTTTGCCGCTCACGGGAGCCCGCCAGCAGTTTGCCCTGCGCGTTAGCGGGGACTCGATGGCTGACCTTATCCAAGACGGCGACATCGTGCTCTTTCGCAAAGGGATGCCGACGCGTAGCGGCGAGATCTGCGCGGTGCGGGTCGGTAACAGTGAGGTGACCCTGAAGTACGTCGACCATCACGAACCGCAGACCGTCACCCTGCGCCCGCACAACCCGCAGTACCCCACGGTCGCCGTGCCCGCTACCGAGGTGCACATCGAAGGGGTGTACTTGGGGCTCGTGCGTGGCGAACTGATCGGCGCGCTTTACGAAGCGCTCTAG
- a CDS encoding rhomboid family intramembrane serine protease — protein sequence MLPLRDSVAHHGPAFVTKLLLWLNILVFFWQVSGGARAFEASILRYGFVPALFFNAPLEQSHRLVTSMFLHGSVGHLLGNLWFLWVFGPALEGRLGGGRYVILYLLAGVGAAFTQGLAMPDAQLPMVGASGAISGVLGGYLVFFSRAWVLTMVWFVLPFFFWFPVATYIAYWVLFQFLYGLLGLPGVAWWAHLGGFAVGLLLAKHLCYHPPYRSQPSYQQGFDFD from the coding sequence ATGCTGCCGCTGCGCGACTCGGTCGCTCACCACGGTCCAGCCTTCGTCACCAAGCTGCTGCTATGGCTTAACATCCTCGTCTTTTTCTGGCAGGTCTCAGGGGGTGCGCGCGCGTTTGAAGCGAGTATTTTGCGCTACGGCTTCGTCCCCGCCCTCTTTTTCAACGCCCCCCTTGAGCAAAGCCACCGTCTTGTAACGAGCATGTTTCTGCACGGTAGCGTCGGGCACCTCCTCGGCAACCTCTGGTTTTTGTGGGTCTTCGGCCCCGCTTTAGAGGGTCGCTTGGGGGGCGGTCGTTACGTGATCCTCTACCTCCTAGCTGGCGTCGGGGCCGCCTTCACCCAAGGGCTAGCCATGCCGGACGCGCAGCTCCCGATGGTCGGCGCCTCCGGAGCCATCTCTGGGGTTCTCGGAGGGTACCTGGTGTTCTTTTCACGCGCTTGGGTACTGACGATGGTCTGGTTTGTCCTCCCCTTTTTCTTCTGGTTTCCCGTAGCAACCTACATTGCGTACTGGGTGCTCTTTCAGTTTCTCTATGGGCTTCTCGGCCTTCCCGGCGTGGCCTGGTGGGCCCACCTAGGCGGTTTTGCCGTAGGTCTCCTTTTGGCAAAGCATCTGTGCTACCACCCACCTTACCGCAGCCAACCGAGCTACCAGCAGGGTTTCGACTTCGATTAG
- a CDS encoding SDH family Clp fold serine proteinase: MDVFFQLFWLFFIFSSLTPYFQQQTLFATRARRLRQLEEKRKSRAITLIHRQEAINLLGVPISRYINIDDSEHVLRAIRLTDKSVPIDLVLHTPGGLVLAAEQIAEALLRHPAKVTVFVPHYAMSGGTLIALAADEIVMDENAVLGPVDPQLGQYPAASLLKVLERKDPKDIDDQTLIFADVAQKALAQVYQTVVDLLRHKGWDTAKVERVARQLSQGTWTHDYPISVTEARELGLPIVTDMPYEVYDLISLYPQPRGNKPSVQYHPEPYRGDRSPVRRSQRNDN, from the coding sequence ATGGACGTTTTTTTTCAGCTGTTTTGGCTTTTTTTCATCTTTTCTTCGCTGACCCCTTACTTCCAGCAGCAGACCCTTTTCGCTACCCGCGCGCGCAGGTTGCGGCAGCTCGAGGAAAAGCGCAAAAGCCGGGCCATTACGCTTATCCACCGCCAAGAGGCGATCAACCTCCTCGGGGTGCCGATCTCGCGCTACATCAATATCGACGACTCCGAACACGTCCTTAGGGCGATTCGCCTTACCGACAAATCCGTCCCTATCGATCTCGTCTTGCACACCCCCGGCGGGCTCGTGCTGGCTGCTGAGCAGATCGCCGAGGCGCTCTTACGTCACCCCGCCAAGGTAACGGTGTTCGTCCCCCACTACGCCATGTCCGGGGGTACGTTGATCGCGCTCGCTGCCGACGAGATCGTTATGGACGAAAACGCTGTTTTGGGTCCCGTCGACCCTCAGCTGGGGCAGTACCCCGCCGCGTCGCTGCTCAAAGTGCTCGAGCGCAAAGACCCCAAAGACATCGATGACCAGACCCTCATCTTCGCTGACGTCGCACAAAAAGCCCTCGCACAGGTGTATCAAACCGTCGTCGACCTGCTGCGTCACAAGGGGTGGGACACCGCTAAGGTCGAAAGGGTAGCGCGACAACTCAGTCAGGGAACCTGGACGCACGATTACCCCATCAGCGTTACCGAAGCGCGCGAGCTCGGTCTCCCCATCGTTACCGACATGCCCTACGAAGTCTACGACCTTATTAGCCTCTACCCACAACCACGGGGCAACAAACCCAGCGTGCAGTACCACCCGGAACCCTACCGCGGGGACCGGTCCCCTGTGAGACGTTCACAACGTAACGACAACTGA
- the metK gene encoding methionine adenosyltransferase yields the protein MRLVTSESVTEGHPDKLADRISDSVLDAMLQIDPQARVAVETILTKGLALIAGEVTCNGYVDLQRIVRDTVREVGYTDAAYGFDADHAAVLIALTEQSPDIAQGVSRAQEAPSGDRFDQLGAGDQGMMFGYATDETPELMPLPITLAHALTRRLAAVRREGLLPYLRPDGKAQVTVAYDGDRPTAVTAVVLSAQHDPDVDEATLHEDLYTHVIRAALPEAYLRDDTAFYINPTGRFVIGGPEGDAGLTGRKIIVDTYGGAAPHGGGAFSGKDPTKVDRSAAYYARYMAKNLVGAGLARRALVQLAYAIGVAHPVGIYVDTFGTAALSDDDLSRLLRTVFDARPAAIIAQLGLNRPMYKATSAYGHFGRPELPWERLDKVTQLRAEAAKLAPAALEAAEPA from the coding sequence ATGCGACTCGTCACTTCGGAGTCCGTCACCGAAGGGCACCCCGACAAACTCGCCGACCGCATCAGCGACAGCGTCCTAGACGCCATGCTGCAGATCGACCCGCAGGCGCGGGTGGCGGTCGAGACGATCCTCACCAAAGGGCTCGCGCTCATCGCCGGCGAGGTGACCTGTAACGGTTACGTCGACCTGCAGCGCATCGTCCGCGACACCGTGCGCGAGGTCGGGTACACCGACGCGGCCTACGGCTTCGACGCCGACCACGCCGCGGTGCTGATCGCGCTCACCGAGCAGTCGCCCGACATCGCCCAGGGGGTGTCGCGCGCTCAGGAGGCCCCCTCTGGCGACCGCTTCGACCAGCTCGGCGCGGGCGATCAGGGGATGATGTTCGGCTACGCCACCGACGAAACGCCCGAGCTCATGCCCCTACCCATTACCCTCGCGCACGCGCTGACGCGCCGGCTCGCTGCGGTGCGCCGCGAGGGGCTCTTGCCCTACCTGCGCCCCGACGGCAAGGCGCAGGTCACCGTCGCCTACGACGGCGACCGCCCCACGGCGGTCACGGCGGTCGTCCTCTCGGCGCAGCACGACCCCGACGTCGACGAGGCGACCCTGCACGAGGACCTCTACACGCACGTCATCCGCGCCGCGCTGCCCGAAGCGTACCTGCGCGACGACACCGCCTTTTACATCAACCCGACGGGCCGCTTTGTGATCGGTGGTCCCGAGGGGGACGCCGGGCTCACCGGACGCAAGATCATCGTCGACACCTACGGCGGGGCCGCGCCCCACGGCGGCGGCGCCTTTAGCGGCAAAGACCCCACCAAGGTCGACCGCAGCGCCGCCTACTACGCCCGCTACATGGCCAAAAACCTGGTGGGTGCGGGGCTCGCGCGGCGCGCGCTCGTGCAGCTCGCCTACGCCATCGGGGTCGCGCACCCGGTCGGCATCTACGTCGACACCTTCGGCACCGCGGCGCTCTCCGACGACGACCTCAGCCGCCTTTTGAGGACGGTTTTCGACGCGCGCCCCGCGGCTATTATCGCGCAGCTCGGGCTCAACCGGCCGATGTACAAAGCGACGAGCGCCTACGGCCACTTTGGGCGGCCGGAGCTGCCGTGGGAACGCCTCGACAAGGTCACGCAGCTGCGCGCCGAGGCCGCCAAGCTCGCGCCCGCAGCCCTCGAGGCCGCCGAACCCGCCTAG
- the proB gene encoding glutamate 5-kinase — MTDAVTSAERAGGATPAWRRIVIKVGTSSLTDERGRIYPPLLWALARGVERLQRATRGKVVLVSSGAGAAGREQLRLSLPLTVPDKQAAAAVGQTLLMLEWARAFAPQPVAQLLLTAADIQDRERYVNAKNTLLASLKLGALPVINENDSVATSELRFGDNDTLSAWVAHLVGADVLVILTDVPGLYDADPRTHPDAKRLDTVEDVGAVMHLAGSEGTKRGTGGMVTKLRAAALATGAGTETLIIGGGGAALEALAEGELWGTRLLAQAPIAARKSWLARQPTRGALEIDAGALAALRAGRSLLPRGVTAVAGDFAFGDAVAVTHGGVRVGQGLCNYSSHALAAIRGRHTREIVGVLGYKDYDEVIHRDNLVLTP; from the coding sequence GTGACAGACGCTGTGACAAGCGCCGAGCGCGCTGGCGGCGCGACGCCGGCGTGGCGACGCATCGTCATCAAAGTTGGTACGAGCAGCCTCACCGACGAACGCGGGCGCATCTACCCCCCTCTGTTGTGGGCGCTCGCGCGCGGCGTCGAGCGGCTTCAGCGCGCCACCCGCGGCAAGGTCGTACTGGTCTCCTCCGGGGCGGGCGCCGCTGGGCGCGAGCAGCTTAGGCTCTCGCTGCCCCTGACGGTCCCCGACAAACAGGCGGCGGCGGCGGTCGGGCAGACGCTCCTCATGCTCGAGTGGGCGCGGGCCTTTGCCCCCCAACCCGTCGCGCAGCTGCTCCTCACGGCCGCCGACATCCAGGACCGCGAGCGCTACGTCAACGCCAAAAACACCCTGCTCGCCTCCCTCAAACTGGGGGCGCTGCCGGTCATCAACGAAAACGACTCGGTCGCGACCTCCGAGCTCCGCTTCGGCGATAACGACACCCTCTCGGCTTGGGTCGCCCACCTCGTCGGGGCGGACGTGCTGGTGATCCTCACCGACGTCCCCGGCCTCTACGACGCCGACCCCCGCACCCACCCGGACGCCAAACGCCTAGACACCGTCGAAGACGTCGGGGCGGTGATGCACCTCGCGGGGAGCGAGGGGACAAAGCGCGGCACCGGCGGGATGGTGACGAAGCTGCGCGCGGCCGCGCTCGCGACGGGGGCGGGGACGGAGACGCTCATCATAGGCGGCGGCGGGGCGGCGCTCGAGGCGCTCGCCGAGGGCGAGCTCTGGGGGACGCGGCTGCTCGCCCAAGCGCCCATCGCGGCGCGCAAAAGCTGGCTCGCCCGGCAGCCGACGCGCGGCGCCCTCGAGATCGATGCGGGCGCCCTGGCCGCCCTGCGCGCCGGCCGCAGCCTTCTGCCCAGGGGCGTCACCGCGGTCGCGGGCGACTTCGCCTTCGGCGACGCCGTCGCCGTCACCCACGGCGGGGTGCGCGTCGGACAGGGGCTCTGCAACTACTCGAGCCACGCGCTCGCCGCCATCCGCGGGCGGCACACCCGCGAGATCGTCGGCGTGCTCGGCTACAAGGACTACGACGAGGTCA
- a CDS encoding DMT family transporter has translation MAVIFALSTALAFGIGDFLGGFAAKRVPALVVSLLSQAAALFVFGFVALFVRDELPGGAVLAWGVAAGLALGLGHLYYYRGLSLGQMGIVATDTAVWSALVPVAAGLLLGERPSLLALWGIGTVIVALGLVSRSDGQGGGDTQFTRRVGISAWRASQPGRLEGILAGVGYGLFFIGLDQTGTGNPLWPQLAAVAGSLVVLGLAALVVRPPLRTGFAQWPLLVAIGVIQATGFVTFILATQTGLLSIVAVLAALSPLPTMILARLVLAQRLTRIQLLGVVMALVGIALVTVA, from the coding sequence ATGGCGGTAATCTTCGCCTTGTCGACCGCCTTGGCGTTCGGCATAGGAGACTTCTTGGGAGGCTTCGCGGCAAAACGCGTACCTGCGCTCGTCGTCTCTCTCCTCTCACAAGCTGCCGCCCTCTTCGTCTTCGGATTCGTTGCGCTTTTTGTCCGTGATGAGCTGCCGGGCGGGGCGGTGCTCGCCTGGGGTGTGGCCGCCGGCCTCGCGCTGGGGCTAGGCCACCTCTACTACTACCGCGGGTTGTCGCTGGGACAGATGGGCATCGTCGCGACGGATACGGCGGTGTGGTCGGCGCTCGTGCCGGTGGCTGCGGGCCTGCTCTTAGGTGAGCGCCCTTCACTTTTGGCTTTGTGGGGGATTGGTACTGTCATCGTAGCCCTGGGCTTGGTGAGCCGGAGCGATGGTCAAGGGGGTGGCGATACCCAGTTTACCCGGCGCGTGGGAATCAGCGCTTGGCGCGCGTCTCAACCGGGCCGTCTTGAAGGCATCCTGGCAGGCGTTGGTTACGGCCTGTTTTTCATCGGCCTTGATCAAACGGGTACAGGAAACCCCTTGTGGCCACAGCTGGCAGCAGTCGCTGGATCGCTGGTGGTCCTGGGTCTGGCGGCGCTCGTCGTCAGGCCGCCCTTAAGGACAGGTTTCGCGCAGTGGCCCCTGCTCGTGGCCATCGGGGTGATTCAGGCGACGGGCTTTGTCACCTTTATCCTCGCCACCCAAACGGGTTTGCTTTCTATCGTGGCGGTCCTAGCGGCGCTGTCGCCACTGCCGACCATGATCCTGGCACGCCTCGTGCTGGCTCAGCGCCTCACGCGCATTCAACTCCTCGGGGTCGTTATGGCCCTGGTTGGCATTGCACTCGTGACGGTGGCCTGA
- a CDS encoding GNAT family N-acetyltransferase: MPRDSELRLELRPARPADAPALAALQRTIYAEGRWFVGDGAPSAEALAHRLRRLEAARSLVLLAYAADPAEGLALGGWLELHRLRPARMSHVAVLTLAVAPTFRQRGVASRLLAEAYRWARAVGVRKVQLSVREHNRAALALYEREGFTLEGRERCQVFDAGRFEDNLLMAKFL, encoded by the coding sequence ATGCCACGCGACTCCGAGCTGCGGCTCGAGCTGCGCCCCGCGCGCCCCGCCGACGCCCCGGCGCTCGCGGCGCTGCAGCGGACCATCTACGCCGAGGGGCGTTGGTTCGTCGGTGACGGCGCGCCGAGCGCCGAGGCGCTCGCGCACAGGCTCCGCCGCCTCGAGGCGGCGCGCTCGCTCGTGCTGCTCGCCTACGCCGCCGACCCGGCGGAGGGGCTCGCCCTCGGCGGTTGGCTCGAACTCCACCGGCTCCGCCCCGCCCGCATGAGCCACGTCGCCGTGCTCACGCTCGCGGTCGCCCCCACCTTTCGGCAGCGGGGTGTCGCCTCGCGCTTGCTCGCCGAGGCCTACCGTTGGGCGCGCGCGGTCGGGGTGCGAAAGGTGCAGCTCAGCGTCCGCGAACATAACCGCGCGGCGCTCGCCCTCTACGAACGCGAGGGGTTTACGCTCGAGGGGCGCGAGCGCTGCCAGGTGTTCGATGCGGGGCGCTTTGAAGACAACCTGCTGATGGCGAAGTTTCTCTAG